Within Pseudomonas brassicacearum, the genomic segment TGGCTCGGGATTGGCGCCGAGGGACGCTTTGCGGCGCTGACCAACATCCGGGACCCGGGCCAGTTGCCAGCATTCAAGTCGCGCGGCGAACTGGTGGCGCGGTTCCTGGCTGGGAATCTGTCGATTGCCGACTACCTGAGTGAAGTCGTGCCCCGCGCCAGCGAGTATGGCGGGTTCAACCTGCTGCTCGGCGATGGCGTCGAGCTGTGGCACCACAACGCCCGCGATGCCCAGCCGCAGCGGTTGGGCGAGGGGGTCTATGGCTTGTCGAACGCTGGGCTGAACACGCCCTGGCCCAAGTTGCTCAAGGCCCGCGCGGCGCTGGGCGAGGTGTTGGACGATCCGCAGCCCGAGGCACTGCTTACGCTGCTGAACGACCCGCAACCTGCTCCGGTGGCTGAGCTGCCTGATACGGGGGTGGGCGTGGCGACTGAGATGCTGCTGTCGAGTGTGTTCATTACCAGCCCGGCCTACGGGACGCGGGCCAGTACAGCGTTGATTGTCCATGCCGATGGGACGCGGCAGATGGTCGAGCGCAGTTTCGGGCCACATGGGGGGCATTTGGGGGAGGTGGCGCTGCACATTTGATCCAGCCCTGTAGAAGCTGTGTAGGAGCGTAGGAGCGTAGGAGCTGTCGAGTGCAACGAGGCTGCGATCTTTCCCCAGACACTTGAATCTCAAGCGAAAGATCAAAAGATCAAAAGATCAAAAGATCAAAAGATCGCAGGCTTCGCCAGCTCCTACAGAGCTCAGCGGGAGCAAGCTCCCTCGCCACAAATGCTCGTTGAACGGTCTAGAGGGTCTTGTTCGAAGCCGGATTAATCATCCGCGCCAACCCCAGGTTCTTCAGCGCCAGTTGCAAGGAGCTGTGGATCACTTGCGGGTTGTCGATGGTCATTACTTCCGCGAGCAATTCCTGGGCCTTGCTGAGGTTGATCTGGCGCAGCATCCACTTCACTTTCGGCAGGTTGGTGGCGTTCATCGACAAACTGTCGAACCCCATCGCCATCAGCAGCACAGCAGCGGCCGGGTCGCCGGCCATTTCGCCGCAGATGCTCACCGGCTTGCCTTCGGCATGGGCGTCACGCACCACGTTCTGCAAGGCTTGCAGCACGGCTGGGTGCAGGTAGTCGTACAGGTCCGCGACCCGTGGGTTGTTACGGTCCACGGCCAGCAGGTACTGGGTCAGGTCGTTGGAACCCACCGACAGGAAGTCCACCTGCCGCGCCAGTTCCTTGGTCTGGTACACCGCTGCCGGAATCTCGATCATCACGCCGACCGGCGGCATCGGCACATCGGTGCCTTCGTCGCGTACTTCGCCCCAGGCCCGGTGGATCAGGTGCAGGGCCTCTTCCAGTTCATGGGTGCCGGAGATCATCGGCAACAGGATGCGCAGGTTGTTCAGGCCTTCGCTGGCCTTGAGCATGGCGCGGGCCTGGACCAGGAAGATTTCCGGGTGGTCGAGCGTCACGCGAATGCCGCGCCAGCCGAGGAACGGGTTGTCTTCCTTGATCGGGAAGTAGGACAGGGACTTGTCGCCGCCGATGTCCAGGCTGCGCATGGTCACCGGTTGCGGGTGGAAGGCGGCCAGTTGTTCGCGGTAGATCGCCAGTTGTTCCTTTTCGCTGGGGAAGCGCTGGTTGATCATGAACGGCACTTCGGTGCGGTACAGGCCCACACCTTCGGCGCCACGCTTCTGCGCCCGGGCCACGTCGGCCAGCAGGCCGGTGTTGACCCACAGCGGCATGCGGTGGCCGTCGAGCGTCACGCACGGCAGGTCCCGCAGCGCGTCCAGTCCCAGGGACAGTTGCTTTTCTTCCTCGACCACATCGGCAAACTGCTTGCGCAGCACTTCGCTGGGGTTGGTATAGACCTCGCCGTGGTAGCCATCGACGATCATCTGGATGCCGTCGACCTTGGAGTACGGCAGGTCCACCAGGCCCATCACCGTCGGGATGCCCATGGCCCGGGCCAGGATCGCCACGTGGGAGTTGCCCGAACCCAATACCGAGACCAGCCCCGCCAGCTTGCCTTCGGGCACTTCGCCGAGCATGGCCGGGGTCAGTTCTTCGCTGACCAGGATGGTGTTGTCGGGGTAGACCAGGGTCTGCTGGCGCTCTTGCTGCAAGTAGGCCAGCAGCCGGCGGCCAAGGTCCTTGACGTCCGAGGCCCGCTCGCGCAGGTAGGCGTCGTCCATCAGTTCGAAACGGTTGACGTGATCGGTCACCACCTGGCGCAGTGCGCCCTGGGCCCACTGGCCGGTCTTGATGACGGTGGTCACTTCGCTGCCCAGCGAGGCATCGTCGAGCATCATCAGGTAAACGTCGAACAGCGCGCGCTCTTCAGGGCGCAGCTGTGTCGCCAGCTTGGCCGACAGGGCACGCATGTCGGCGCGCACGCCCTCAATGGCGGTCTTGAACAGCCCCAGTTCGGCGTCGATATCGGTGATGGTCTTGTCTGGCACCACGTCCAGGTCGGCGGGCGGCAGCATGACCACCGCCGTGCCCACCGCCGCGCCCGGTGAACCCGGTACGCCGACGAACTTGGCTTCCTGGATGCCCTTGCCCTGGCGACCCAGGCCGCTGATCGAGCCAGTGGCCTCGGCGTGAGCGATAACCCCGGCCAGTTGCGCGCTCATGGTCACGAGGAAGGCTTCTTCACCCTCATCGAACTGGCGACGTTCTTTTTGCTGGATGACCAACACGCCGACCACGCGGCGGTGGTGGATGATCGGTGCTCCGAGGAACGAGGCGTAGCGTTCTTCGCCGGTTTCGGCGAAGTAGCGGTAGCGCGGGTGATCCGCGGCGTTTTCGAGGTTCAGGGGTTCTTCGCGCGTGCCGACCAGGCCGACCAGGCCTTCATTGGGGGCCATGCTGACCTTGCCGATCGAGCGCTTGTTCAAGCCCTCGGTGGCCATCAGCACGAAACGGTTGGTCTCGGGGTCCAGCAGGTAGACCGAGCAGACCTGGCTGCCCATGGCCTCTTTGACACGCAATACAATAATCCCCAACGCCGCCTTGAGATCCTTGGCGGAGTTAACTTCCTGGACGATCTTGCGCAGCGTATTGAGCATGGCTCGGGGTCGAACTCCGTCGTCAGTCGCGCGTCAGCAGGCGCGGGGCAAGCTCTTTGAGAGCGCGTCGGTACACTTCGCGCTTGAATGTCACCACCTGGCCCAACGGATACCAATAGCTGACCCAGCGCCAGCCATCGAACTCCGGTTTACCGGTCAAATCCATCCGCACCCGCTGCTCGTTGGAGATCAGGCGCAGGAGAAACCATTTCTGCTTCTGGCCGATGCACAGCGGTTGGCTGTGCGTGCGAACCAGGCGTTGCGGCAAACGATAGCGCAACCAGCCTCGGGTGCAGGCGAGTATTTCGACATCTTCTCGCTCAAGCCCCACTTCTTCGTTCAACTCGCGGTACAAGGCCTCTTCCGGCGTCTCCTGGGGGTTGATCCCGCCCTGGGGAAACTGCCAGGCGTCTTGATTGATACGGCGAGCCCATAGCACCTGCCCTGCATCATTCGTAAGAATGATCCCCACATTGGGACGGAAACCATCGGGGTCGATCACGGCAACAACCTCGCAAACGCATGTCGCCGCATTGTTCCACAAAGGTTGTGAAAGCAGCAACGAGCGTCCCTAGCTTATGTGCACTCTTGTGAAAAGTCCGTATTCTGGACGCCTTTCTTCAGATTTTTCAGCGAGTAACTGCAATGCGGCTGGCTTTATTCGACTTGGACAATACATTGCTGGGCGGCGACAGTGATCACGCGTGGGGCGATTACCTATGCGAGCGTGGTTTTCTCGACGCTGTCGCGTACAAGGCGCGCAACGACGAGTTCTACCAGGATTACCTGGCCGGCAAGCTCGACAATGCCGAGTACCTGAATTTTTGCCTGGAAATCCTCGGCCGTACCGAAATGCACGTGCTGGCCCAATGGCACCTGGACTACATGCGCGACTGCATCGAGCCGATCGTGTTGCCCCAGGCCATCGAGTTGCTTGGAAAGCACCGTGACGCCGGCGACAAGCTGGTGATCATCACCGCCACCAACCGCTTTGTCACCGGGCCGATTGCCGAGCGCCTGGGCGTCGAGACCCTGATCGCCACCGAGTGCGAGATGATCGACGGGCGCTACAGCGGGCGCAGCACGGATGTCCCATGCTTTCGCGAGGGCAAGGTGACCCGGCTTAACCGTTGGCTGGAGGAGACCGGACATTCGCTCGACGGCAGCTATTTTTACAGCGACTCGATGAATGACCTGGCGCTGCTGGAGGTGGTGACGCACCCGGTGGCGGTGGATCCGGATCCGAATCTTCGGGCCGAGGCCCAGAAGCGGGGTTGGCCGGTGATTTCGTTGCGCAATTGACTGTGGGAGCAAGGCTTGCCCGCGATTGGCATTTGTACCTTTGCATCCGCGTAAAGCCAATCGCGGGCAAGCCTTGCTCCCACAGAGTCGCGAGCAAGCCTTGCTTCCACAGACTGTGTTTTAAACCGGCTTGGCCCCCATCAACCCCGCAATGGCGATAAAGCAGGCAACACTGAACAGTGCCAAGGCAAAGGTAAACTTCCCGCTACTTCCCGGCGCCTTGCGCAATTTGTTCAGTCGCACCATTAGCCAGAACCCCGCCAGCGCCGCCAGGGTGTAGAGCACGCTGGAGGCCAGCAGCCAGGTCTGCCCCAGCGGCCAGCCCACCTGATGCACCATCCACCAGCCCGTAAAGGGCAGGCTCGCCAGTGCCAGGATCATCACCAGCCAGATGAACAGGCGCGGACGTTGCAGCGTGCGCGCAGCCGCCGTGGCATCGCCGTTGCGGCGCGTACGCCAGACCCAGGCGGCCAGCCCCAGGGCGCCCGCCAGCAGCACTACGGTGGCGATGGCGTGAGCGATCTTCAGCGCGGTCAATGTTTCCATTGTTGGATTTTCCTTAAGTCTTGCTCACAGCCTAGCCCGGCTTTATCAACCCAGGAACAGTTGATAGGCCGGGTTATCGCTTTCATCCCAGTACGGGTAGCCGATTTCTTCGAGGGCGGCCGGCACCAGGTGGCGCTCATCGTGAGGCACCTGTAGCCCGGCGACCACACGGCCATCCGCCGCGCCATGGTTGCGGTAGTGGAACATCGAGATGTTCCAGCGCCCGCCCAGCTTGTTGAGGAAGTTGAACAGCGCCCCCGGGCGTTCCGGGAATTCGAAGCGCAGCACCACTTCATCGATGACATGGGCGGCATGCCCGCCGACCATGTGGCGAATGTGCAACTTGGCCAGTTCGTTGTCGGTCAGGTCCAGCACCGGGAACCCTTGATCGGTCAGGCTGGCGATCAGCGCGCTGCGCGGGTCGTTTTCCGGGTGGGTCTGCACACCAACGAAGATGTGCGCTTCGCTGCCGGTGTTGTAGCGATAGTTGAATTCGGTGATCTGGCGCTTGCCGACGGCTTCGCAGAACGCCTTGAAGCTGCCCGGTTTCTCGGGAATGGTCACGGCGATGATCGCTTCGCGGCCCTCGCCCAGTTCGGCGCGTTCGGCAACGTGGCGCAAGCGGTCGAAGTTGACGTTGGCACCGGAATCGATGGCCACCAGGGTCTGGCCGCTGATGCCTCGTGATTCGACGTATTTCTTGATCCCGGCCACGCCCAAGGCGCCGGCAGGTTCGGTGATCGAGCGGGTATCGTCGTAGATATCCTTGATCGCAGCGCAGATCTCGTCGGTGCTGACGGTGATCACTTCGTCCACGTAGTGTTTGCAGATATCGAAGGTGTGCTGGCCGATCTGCGCCACGGCGACGCCGTCGGCGAACAGTCCCACGGTCGGCAGGACCACGCGCTCGCCAGCAGCCATGGCCGCTTGCAGGCAATTGGAGTCGTCCGGCTCGACGCCGATGACCTTGATGTCCGGGCGCAGGTATTTCACGTAGGCCGCGATTCCGGCAATCAGCCCGCCACCGCCCACCGGGACGAAGATCGCATCCAGGCGCCCCGGGTGTTGGCGCAGGATTTCCATCGCCACCGTGCCCTGCCCGGCAATGGTGTGGGGATCGTCATACGGGTGGATGTAGACGTAGCCTTTTTCGTCGACCAGTTTCAGCGAATAGGCCAGGGCTTCGGGGAACGAATCACCGTGCAGCACCACTTTGCCGCCCCGTGAGCGCACGCCTTCGACCTTGATTTCCGGGGTGGTCTTGGGCATCACGATGGTGGCCTTGACGCCCAGCACCTTGGCCGCCAGGGCCAGGCCCTGGGCATGGTTGCCCGCCGACGCCGTGACCACGCCGCGTGCGCGCTCTTCGTCGCTGAGCTGGGTCAGCTTGTTGTAGGCCCCGCGAATCTTGAACGAGAACACCGGCTGCAAGTCTTCGCGCTTGAGCAGGATGCTGTTGCCCAGCCGCTCGGAGAGCTGGCGAGCGGCCTGCAGCGGGGTTTCTACGGCAACGTCGTAAACGCGCGAGGTGAGGATCTTTTTGACGTACTGTTCAAGCATCGGAAAGCATCACTGAGCGGGTTGGGCAGGGCCAAGGAGTCTAACCCGGCTTTTAGCTGGGCGACCACACGAATCCCAAGGTTTTGTTGGGTTATACTCACGCCCCTCTTTACTTCCTGCCCGCTTTCGGAGCTCGCATGACCCAGGATCAACTCAAACAGGCCGTGGCCCAGGCCGCCGTCGACCTCATCCTCCCGAAGCTGGATGACAAGAGCGTCGTCGGGGTTGGCACCGGCTCTACGGCCAATTGCTTCATCGACGCGCTGGCGCAACACAAGGGCGCGTTCGACGGCGCGGTGGCCAGCTCCGAAGCAACCGCCGCGCGCCTCAAGGGCCACGGGATCCCGGTGTACGAGCTCAACACCGTGAGCGACCTGGAGTTCTACATCGACGGTGCCGACGAAAGCGACGCGCACCTGAACCTGATCAAGGGCGGCGGCGCGGCCCTGACTCGCGAGAAGATCGTCGCGGCCGTGGCCAAGACCTTCATCTGCATCGCCGACGCCAGCAAGCTGGTGCCTGTGCTTGGCGCGTTCCCCTTGCCGGTGGAAGTCATTCCCATGGCCCGCAGCCATGTGGCCCGCCAACTGGTGAAGCTGGGCGGCGATCCGGTGTATCGCGAAGGCGTGCTGACCGACAACGGCAACATTATCCTGGACGTGCACAACCTGCAGATCACCAACCCGGTGGAACTGGAAAGCCAGATCAACGCCATCGTGGGCGTGGTCACCAACGGTTTGTTCGCGGCACGTCCTGCGGATGTGCTGTTGCTGGGGACCCCTGAAGGGGTGAAGACCCTGCGGGCGGAATAACCTGCTCTTTTGAGTGAGTAACCCTTGTGGGAGCGAGCTTGCTCGCTCCCACATTGGTTTGTAGTTCAGGGTAAGTGGATCAAGGCTGCGGCTTCTTGAACACGTAGAACAGATTCGGCTCGCTCACCAGATACAGGTTGCCATCGTCATCCATGGCCAGGCCTTCGGCCTGGGGCACGGTTTTTTGCAGGCCCTGGCGGCCCTTGCTCAACGACAGCGTGCTCAACGGCCGGCCGTTGATATCCAATTCGATAATTAACCGCGACTCCTCGGACAGCGCCAGCAAATGGCCGCTGCGTTCGTCGTATTGCAGGCTTGAGAGGTCGCGCACGAACAACCCGGCATCGCGCTTGGGGTTGTTGATCACATGGACTGCGTAGGACTTTTCTGGATTGTGGTGGGGAAACCCATGCACTTCATAAATCAGCATCGGGTCGCGTTCCTTCGCCACGAACAGGCGTTTGCCCACTGAGTCGTAGGCCAGCCCTTCGAACCCCTTGTTGCCGCTCATGTGCACGCCCAGGGTCATCTGTTCGGCTTCGGCGGCGTCGAGGAATTGGGTGTCGTCGTCCAGGTGAATCTTGATCAGGCGCTGCTGGCGCTCGTCGGTGATGACGTAGATGTCTTCGCTGATGAATTCCACCGCCTCCGGATCGCCAAAGCCGATCAGGGTGATGCGCCGCAAAATCTTGCCGTCCAGCGACAACTCGACCAGCTCGGCATTTTGATTGGTGACGGTGAACAGGCTCTTGCGGATCGGATCGAACGTCAGCGCTGAAACGTCATCGTCCAGGCCTTCGATCACCTGCGCCTCAACCGTGACCCGGTATTGGTCCAGGGCAATGGCCTGCTCGCTGGTGGTTTTCCAGAGGGTGTTGAGGTTGAACCAGGCGCGTTCGAACAGGCGCAGGTGCTGACCGGCGGCGATCAGGAGAGTCAGCGCCAGCGTCAGGAGAATCAGGATCACCGGCTTGGGATGGGCGAGTCGACGCATGTTGGGGTGGGCTCGGATAAGAACAGGACCGTGGAAATATCACGACTGCCTGA encodes:
- a CDS encoding NRDE family protein, translated to MCLIVFAWRPGHARPLIVAANRDEFYARPTLPLAQWPDAPHVHAGRDLEAGGTWLGIGAEGRFAALTNIRDPGQLPAFKSRGELVARFLAGNLSIADYLSEVVPRASEYGGFNLLLGDGVELWHHNARDAQPQRLGEGVYGLSNAGLNTPWPKLLKARAALGEVLDDPQPEALLTLLNDPQPAPVAELPDTGVGVATEMLLSSVFITSPAYGTRASTALIVHADGTRQMVERSFGPHGGHLGEVALHI
- the ptsP gene encoding phosphoenolpyruvate--protein phosphotransferase, producing the protein MLNTLRKIVQEVNSAKDLKAALGIIVLRVKEAMGSQVCSVYLLDPETNRFVLMATEGLNKRSIGKVSMAPNEGLVGLVGTREEPLNLENAADHPRYRYFAETGEERYASFLGAPIIHHRRVVGVLVIQQKERRQFDEGEEAFLVTMSAQLAGVIAHAEATGSISGLGRQGKGIQEAKFVGVPGSPGAAVGTAVVMLPPADLDVVPDKTITDIDAELGLFKTAIEGVRADMRALSAKLATQLRPEERALFDVYLMMLDDASLGSEVTTVIKTGQWAQGALRQVVTDHVNRFELMDDAYLRERASDVKDLGRRLLAYLQQERQQTLVYPDNTILVSEELTPAMLGEVPEGKLAGLVSVLGSGNSHVAILARAMGIPTVMGLVDLPYSKVDGIQMIVDGYHGEVYTNPSEVLRKQFADVVEEEKQLSLGLDALRDLPCVTLDGHRMPLWVNTGLLADVARAQKRGAEGVGLYRTEVPFMINQRFPSEKEQLAIYREQLAAFHPQPVTMRSLDIGGDKSLSYFPIKEDNPFLGWRGIRVTLDHPEIFLVQARAMLKASEGLNNLRILLPMISGTHELEEALHLIHRAWGEVRDEGTDVPMPPVGVMIEIPAAVYQTKELARQVDFLSVGSNDLTQYLLAVDRNNPRVADLYDYLHPAVLQALQNVVRDAHAEGKPVSICGEMAGDPAAAVLLMAMGFDSLSMNATNLPKVKWMLRQINLSKAQELLAEVMTIDNPQVIHSSLQLALKNLGLARMINPASNKTL
- a CDS encoding RNA pyrophosphohydrolase, whose amino-acid sequence is MIDPDGFRPNVGIILTNDAGQVLWARRINQDAWQFPQGGINPQETPEEALYRELNEEVGLEREDVEILACTRGWLRYRLPQRLVRTHSQPLCIGQKQKWFLLRLISNEQRVRMDLTGKPEFDGWRWVSYWYPLGQVVTFKREVYRRALKELAPRLLTRD
- a CDS encoding HAD family hydrolase, which codes for MRLALFDLDNTLLGGDSDHAWGDYLCERGFLDAVAYKARNDEFYQDYLAGKLDNAEYLNFCLEILGRTEMHVLAQWHLDYMRDCIEPIVLPQAIELLGKHRDAGDKLVIITATNRFVTGPIAERLGVETLIATECEMIDGRYSGRSTDVPCFREGKVTRLNRWLEETGHSLDGSYFYSDSMNDLALLEVVTHPVAVDPDPNLRAEAQKRGWPVISLRN
- a CDS encoding DUF2269 family protein, with protein sequence METLTALKIAHAIATVVLLAGALGLAAWVWRTRRNGDATAAARTLQRPRLFIWLVMILALASLPFTGWWMVHQVGWPLGQTWLLASSVLYTLAALAGFWLMVRLNKLRKAPGSSGKFTFALALFSVACFIAIAGLMGAKPV
- the ilvA gene encoding threonine ammonia-lyase, biosynthetic, which encodes MLEQYVKKILTSRVYDVAVETPLQAARQLSERLGNSILLKREDLQPVFSFKIRGAYNKLTQLSDEERARGVVTASAGNHAQGLALAAKVLGVKATIVMPKTTPEIKVEGVRSRGGKVVLHGDSFPEALAYSLKLVDEKGYVYIHPYDDPHTIAGQGTVAMEILRQHPGRLDAIFVPVGGGGLIAGIAAYVKYLRPDIKVIGVEPDDSNCLQAAMAAGERVVLPTVGLFADGVAVAQIGQHTFDICKHYVDEVITVSTDEICAAIKDIYDDTRSITEPAGALGVAGIKKYVESRGISGQTLVAIDSGANVNFDRLRHVAERAELGEGREAIIAVTIPEKPGSFKAFCEAVGKRQITEFNYRYNTGSEAHIFVGVQTHPENDPRSALIASLTDQGFPVLDLTDNELAKLHIRHMVGGHAAHVIDEVVLRFEFPERPGALFNFLNKLGGRWNISMFHYRNHGAADGRVVAGLQVPHDERHLVPAALEEIGYPYWDESDNPAYQLFLG
- the rpiA gene encoding ribose-5-phosphate isomerase RpiA, encoding MTQDQLKQAVAQAAVDLILPKLDDKSVVGVGTGSTANCFIDALAQHKGAFDGAVASSEATAARLKGHGIPVYELNTVSDLEFYIDGADESDAHLNLIKGGGAALTREKIVAAVAKTFICIADASKLVPVLGAFPLPVEVIPMARSHVARQLVKLGGDPVYREGVLTDNGNIILDVHNLQITNPVELESQINAIVGVVTNGLFAARPADVLLLGTPEGVKTLRAE
- a CDS encoding SdiA-regulated domain-containing protein gives rise to the protein MRRLAHPKPVILILLTLALTLLIAAGQHLRLFERAWFNLNTLWKTTSEQAIALDQYRVTVEAQVIEGLDDDVSALTFDPIRKSLFTVTNQNAELVELSLDGKILRRITLIGFGDPEAVEFISEDIYVITDERQQRLIKIHLDDDTQFLDAAEAEQMTLGVHMSGNKGFEGLAYDSVGKRLFVAKERDPMLIYEVHGFPHHNPEKSYAVHVINNPKRDAGLFVRDLSSLQYDERSGHLLALSEESRLIIELDINGRPLSTLSLSKGRQGLQKTVPQAEGLAMDDDGNLYLVSEPNLFYVFKKPQP